The window ATTTTCCTCAGTAATTGCAACGGCATGTTCCCAACCAAAGGTTATGTTCACAATAAAATTGCCCGCAGCCACTCTGTGCATTTGTGCAGTTTCCAATTCTCTACCCCTCTCCACATAACTATGAAATGTACCTTTTGCGTGACTCCTGATTCCCAAGCGTGTATAGCCATTATGGGGAGTGGGTATGGGGTCTTGATAACTATCTACCATATCACCAAATTGACTCTGTTCCCACGCCCCACTAAATCCCTTAAAGCGGATCTCCGGGACGTCCGCCCCGTCTTTGGGAAACATCTTTTCCAGCATAGATTTTTTGACATTTAGAAGCGAATCGTATTTTCGCTGTTGTTGGGTGATAAGGGTGTCGAGTTGGTTGAAAAAGTTCCCAATCCTCATTTGTTCAGTATTAGAAGAAACAAATAATTCAGCATTGTTTATGTCATTGGAATTTAATGATTCAAAGGTTGAACCGCTGAAAAGTTTTCTCCAATATCCATCTGACTCCATTTTCACGAGATTTTGATAAAGAAATTCATTTCCTTTTATTGCAGCAACTCCACGGCCTAGAACAACATCATATGCAGTTTTTCCTATGGTTCCAGCCGGAGCCCGAACACTCATTATTAAATCACCAGCAGATGCTTTTTTAGTAACCTGTGTAGTCCAAATTCTTGGAGTAACCCATCCATTTTTCAAATCTGCATTTCCTTGAACAAGAATATAATCACTTGGAGTTTCTGAATACGTACTACCATCAGGCGACTGTCCCATAATAATTTGAACTAGATCCTCCAATCTAAACGTATCCCAATCCTCCTCAAAGCCCTTGAACCGGAGTGCAGGCTTCCTCTTCCCCATTATCACTCACCTGCGAGCAGAGACTTCAGCTTCAAAAGTC of the Methanomicrobium sp. W14 genome contains:
- a CDS encoding restriction endonuclease subunit S; translated protein: MGKRKPALRFKGFEEDWDTFRLEDLVQIIMGQSPDGSTYSETPSDYILVQGNADLKNGWVTPRIWTTQVTKKASAGDLIMSVRAPAGTIGKTAYDVVLGRGVAAIKGNEFLYQNLVKMESDGYWRKLFSGSTFESLNSNDINNAELFVSSNTEQMRIGNFFNQLDTLITQQQRKYDSLLNVKKSMLEKMFPKDGADVPEIRFKGFSGAWEQSQFGDMVDSYQDPIPTPHNGYTRLGIRSHAKGTFHSYVERGRELETAQMHRVAAGNFIVNITFGWEHAVAITEENDAGKLVSHRFPQFRFRDGLNPEFFKYVIIDEKFRHHLWLASPGGAGRNRVLKINEMLEYKMVFPSEDEQGKIANYFKNLDSLITLHHQKLDHLKHIKSALLEKMFVPEAA